A genomic region of Melopsittacus undulatus isolate bMelUnd1 chromosome 5, bMelUnd1.mat.Z, whole genome shotgun sequence contains the following coding sequences:
- the TAB1 gene encoding TGF-beta-activated kinase 1 and MAP3K7-binding protein 1: MAAQRRSLLQSEQQPSWTDDLPSCHLSGVGSAPNRSYSADGKGTEGHPLEDNWLKFRSENNCYLYGVFNGYDGNRVTNFVGQRLSAELLLGQLHADHSDTDVHRVLLQAFDVVERSFLESIDDALAEKASLQSQLPEGVPHHQLPPQYQKIVERLKVVEQEISGGAMAIVAVVLNNKLYIANVGTNRALLCKSTVDGLQVTQLNVDHTTENEDELFRFSQLGLDAGKIKQVGTIRGQESTRRIGDYKVKYGYTDIELLSAAKSKPIIAEPEIHGGHSLEGVTGFLVLMSEGLYKALEAAHGPGQANQEIAAMIATEFAKQTSLDAVAQAVVDRVKRIHCDTFASGGERSKFCPRHEDMTLLVRNFGYPLGEMSQPTLTPTQGGRVYPVSVPYSSSQSTSKTSVTLSLVMPSQGQMVNGAHSSSTLDEATPTLTNQSPTVTLQSTNTHTQSSSSSSDGGLFRSRPTHSLQPDEDGRVEPYVDFAEFYRLWNMDHGEQGALTVS, encoded by the exons ATGGCGGCGCAGAGGAGGAGTCTGCTGCAGAGT GAACAGCAGCCCAGTTGGACAGATGATTTACCATCCTGCCATCTCTCTGGGGTTGGCTCAGCTCCAAACCGTTCCTACAGTGCTGATGGCAAAGGGACAGAGGGTCACCCATTGGAAGACAACTGGTTAAAATTCAG GAGCGAGAACAACTGCTACCTCTATGGTGTCTTCAATGGCTACGACGGCAACCGAGTCACCAACTTTGTGGGTCAGAGGctttctgcagaactgctgctgggTCAGCTACATGCAGATCACAGTGATACTGATGTGCATCGAGTTCTGCTGCAG GCTTTTGATGTGGTGGAAAGAAGTTTCCTGGAGTCTATTGATGATGCGTTGGCAGAGAAGGCCAGCCTGCAGTCCCAGCTACCAGAG GGTGTCCCTCATCACCAGCTGCCTCCTCAGTACCAGAAGATTGTGGAGAGATTGAAGGTTGTAGAGCAGGAGATCTCTGGAGGAGCCATGGCTATTGTGGCTGTTGTTCTCAACAACAAGCTCTATATTGCCAATGTGG GTACCAATCGGGCACTGCTATGCAAGTCCACGGTGGACGGGCTGCAGGTGACTCAGCTCAACGTGGACCATACAACAGAGAATGAGGATGAACTTTTCCGCTTCTCCCAGCTGG GCTTGgatgcaggaaaaataaaacaagtggGAACTATTCGTGGACAGGAAAGCACTCGGCGAATTGGAGATTACAAAGTCAAATACGGCTATACTGATATTGAACTGCTCAG TGCTGCTAAATCAAAGCCCATCATAGCAGAGCCTGAAATCCATGGAGGGCACTCACTGGAGGGGGTGACTGGCTTCTTGGTGCTCATGTCTGAAGGGCTCTACAAGGCACTGGAGGCAGCTCATGGGCCTGGGCAGGCCAACCAG GAGATTGCAGCCATGATAGCCACAGAGTTTGCCAAGCAGACATCACTGGATGCTGTGGCACAAGCAGTAGTGGACCGGGTTAAGAGGATCCACTGTGACACTTTTGCCAGTGGTGGGGAACGGTCCAAGTTCTGTCCCCGGCATGAAGACATGACGCTGCTTGTGAGGAATTTTGGGTACCCCCTGGGTGAGATGAGCCAGCCCACGCTGACGCCAACACAAG GAGGCCGTGTCTACCCAGTCTCTGTGCCGTATTCCAGCTCCCAAAGCACAAGCAAGACGAGTGTCACACTCTCTCTTGTCATGCCTTCCCAGGGCCAGATGGTCAATGGTGCTCACAGCAGCTCAACGCTGGATGAAGCCACCCCCACCCTCACTAA CCAAAGCCCAACTGTGACTCTCCAGTCAACTAATACTCACacgcagagcagcagctcaagtTCAGATGGGGGTCTCTTCCGCTCCCGGCCCACCCACTCCCTCCAGCCAGACGAAGATGGGCGTGTGGAGCCCTATGTGGATTTTGCAGAGTTTTACCGGCTTTGGAACATGGACCATGGTGAGCAGGGAGCACTGACTGTGTCCTAA